The following are encoded together in the Aerococcus mictus genome:
- the lspA gene encoding signal peptidase II, with the protein MFFYLLSVILVIIDQMIKAWTVNHIVLNETIPFIPNLLSLHYLQNRGAAWGMLAGHMWLFIPITLLVSGLIIYYYHHDNVRQPLYVASLSLLLAGAVGNFIDRVRLGYVVDMFKLEFMDFPVFNFADTCLSLGVIFFIIYLLFFESKEE; encoded by the coding sequence ATGTTTTTTTATCTCTTAAGCGTTATCTTAGTGATTATTGATCAAATGATAAAAGCGTGGACGGTGAATCATATTGTCTTAAATGAAACGATCCCATTTATTCCTAATCTTTTATCCTTACATTATTTACAAAATCGTGGGGCAGCCTGGGGAATGCTTGCTGGTCATATGTGGCTATTTATTCCCATTACTTTACTTGTCAGTGGCCTAATCATTTATTATTACCACCATGATAATGTTCGCCAACCCTTATATGTGGCTAGCTTATCCTTGTTGCTTGCAGGGGCTGTTGGGAATTTTATTGACCGTGTTCGCTTGGGCTATGTTGTGGATATGTTTAAACTAGAGTTTATGGATTTTCCCGTTTTTAATTTCGCGGATACTTGTTTAAGCTTGGGAGTAATTTTCTTTATCATTTATTTATTATTCTTTGAATCAAAAGAGGAGTGA
- a CDS encoding RluA family pseudouridine synthase, with protein sequence MLEKSYEYHDDQSLRLDRYLSQRLDSYSRSEIAQWIKTGQVKVNKQVVKPSYRLNPMDKISLAIEEEEKIPIVGESLDLDIVYEDKNLLVINKAKGMVVHPSKGHLSGTLVNALLAYAKKNHFTLSDLGDYYRPGIVHRLDKDTSGLMVVAKSDQAYQALLEDLANHQVDRKYLALIYGHLPDKQGTIDIPLRRHPKDRMRYVGDPLGKEAVTHFKQIAQVENYALLRLNLETGRTHQIRAHLAYLDHPVVDDPLYAKAYQQRFFSQQGQCLHAYELSFNHPITKEKLRFQVKPPKSFMTILDKVLPNYDLHLEE encoded by the coding sequence ATGCTTGAGAAAAGCTATGAATATCATGATGATCAGAGTCTGCGTTTGGATCGTTATTTGAGTCAGCGTTTAGATAGTTATAGCCGTAGTGAGATCGCCCAATGGATTAAAACGGGTCAAGTGAAAGTGAATAAGCAAGTAGTTAAGCCCAGTTACCGTTTAAACCCTATGGATAAGATCTCCTTAGCGATTGAAGAAGAGGAGAAAATTCCGATAGTGGGAGAGTCGCTTGACCTAGACATCGTTTATGAAGATAAAAACCTGCTAGTGATTAATAAAGCCAAAGGAATGGTTGTTCATCCCTCCAAGGGCCATTTAAGTGGAACCTTGGTCAATGCCCTATTAGCCTATGCCAAAAAAAATCATTTTACATTGAGTGACTTAGGCGATTATTATCGACCAGGAATTGTTCATCGGCTGGATAAAGATACCAGTGGTCTAATGGTAGTCGCAAAATCAGACCAAGCTTATCAAGCTTTGCTGGAAGACTTGGCTAATCATCAAGTGGATAGAAAATACCTTGCCCTGATTTATGGTCATTTACCGGATAAGCAGGGGACGATTGATATTCCCTTGCGCCGTCATCCTAAAGACCGGATGCGCTATGTAGGCGATCCATTAGGTAAAGAAGCAGTGACCCATTTCAAGCAAATCGCTCAAGTGGAAAACTATGCCTTGCTGCGCTTAAACTTGGAAACTGGCCGTACCCACCAGATCAGGGCCCACTTAGCTTACTTGGACCATCCTGTTGTCGATGACCCACTCTATGCTAAAGCTTATCAGCAGCGATTTTTTAGTCAGCAGGGACAGTGTCTCCATGCCTATGAATTATCATTCAATCACCCAATCACCAAAGAAAAACTTCGCTTTCAGGTTAAGCCGCCTAAGAGCTTTATGACTATATTAGATAAGGTCTTACCCAACTATGATTTACACTTGGAGGAGTAA
- the hpt gene encoding hypoxanthine phosphoribosyltransferase translates to MDNLMEEILIPQAELLKRIEELAKDIAEEYQDKNPLLVCVLKGGMPFMADLMKQMDILLEIDFMDVSSYGDAFESSGEVKIIKDLSVPAKGRHILFVEDIVDTGRTLSYLYKVLKSRQAASIKTVSLLDKPSRRKKDFQADWIGFEIPDKFVVGYGLDYKGQLRNYPNIAVLKEEVYS, encoded by the coding sequence ATGGATAATTTAATGGAAGAAATACTTATTCCCCAAGCGGAATTATTAAAACGTATCGAAGAATTAGCTAAGGACATTGCCGAAGAGTATCAGGATAAGAATCCTTTACTGGTTTGTGTCTTAAAAGGGGGCATGCCCTTTATGGCTGATTTAATGAAACAAATGGATATCCTTCTTGAAATTGACTTTATGGATGTTTCTAGTTACGGTGATGCCTTTGAATCCAGTGGCGAAGTAAAGATAATAAAGGATTTATCGGTCCCTGCAAAAGGGCGTCATATCTTATTTGTTGAAGATATTGTAGATACCGGGAGAACTTTAAGTTATCTGTATAAGGTCTTAAAATCCCGCCAGGCAGCTTCCATAAAAACCGTTTCTTTATTAGATAAACCGAGTCGACGCAAAAAGGACTTTCAGGCTGACTGGATCGGCTTTGAAATTCCGGATAAGTTTGTTGTCGGTTATGGCCTAGACTATAAGGGCCAATTGAGAAACTATCCTAATATTGCTGTTTTAAAAGAAGAAGTCTATTCTTAA
- a CDS encoding lysophospholipid acyltransferase family protein: MWFYNFMAYLVKGLIRIVNGKPELSYHEDYDPDQQYLIVAPHRSILDPVIIGIHTLPKPVHFLAKQELFSSALVNWCLDHLGVMPVDRENPSMASLKSAVTELKKGEDNVGLFPTGSRYSTEIKDGAAVLAKMGKVNILPVAYQGPIHISGLFSRKRQNRVKFRVGKPIYLPAGKKLSKEELKEIDQQIGQAFQEIDREIDPNYHYDLEKAIRERNRK; this comes from the coding sequence ATGTGGTTTTATAACTTTATGGCTTACTTGGTTAAAGGCTTAATTCGAATTGTTAATGGGAAACCGGAGCTTTCCTATCATGAAGACTATGATCCTGACCAACAATATTTAATTGTTGCTCCCCACCGTAGTATACTTGATCCGGTCATTATCGGTATCCATACCTTACCTAAACCGGTTCATTTCTTAGCCAAGCAGGAACTATTCTCATCTGCTTTGGTGAATTGGTGCTTAGACCACTTAGGCGTTATGCCAGTCGATCGAGAAAATCCTAGCATGGCTTCCTTAAAATCGGCAGTAACAGAACTCAAAAAGGGTGAAGATAACGTTGGACTTTTTCCTACTGGATCCCGTTATTCGACAGAAATTAAGGATGGGGCAGCTGTATTAGCAAAAATGGGCAAAGTTAATATTTTACCTGTTGCCTACCAAGGACCGATTCATATTTCTGGACTCTTTTCAAGAAAGAGACAAAATCGGGTAAAGTTCAGAGTGGGAAAACCCATCTATTTGCCTGCTGGTAAGAAATTATCAAAAGAAGAACTCAAGGAAATCGACCAGCAAATTGGGCAGGCTTTTCAAGAAATCGATCGGGAAATTGATCCTAATTATCATTATGACCTTGAAAAAGCTATTCGAGAGCGAAATCGTAAATAA
- a CDS encoding AzlC family ABC transporter permease, translating into MKEALKFAFPKTIPIMMGYLFLSLSFGLLATSSGIHSWLTILMSLLVYGGSIQFAGINVLLGAYDPFAAFMLAVMVNARHMFYGITMLESYQSLGWKKYYSIFALSDETFSLTASVRVPDHIDKSWVYFLISLLDQLYWIIGTVLGIFLGNFISFSLRGIEFILTALFVSIFVDQWQGSANHRPQILALATGLICLFIFGPNSFLIPAMLIIIAIFFFIFIREEEER; encoded by the coding sequence ATGAAAGAAGCGCTAAAATTTGCCTTTCCCAAAACGATCCCGATTATGATGGGGTATTTATTCTTGTCATTATCCTTTGGTTTATTAGCAACGAGTTCAGGAATTCACTCCTGGTTAACTATTTTAATGAGCCTACTTGTCTATGGGGGCTCGATTCAATTTGCCGGCATAAATGTCTTATTGGGAGCCTATGATCCCTTTGCCGCTTTTATGCTAGCTGTTATGGTGAATGCAAGACACATGTTTTACGGCATTACCATGTTAGAAAGTTATCAGTCCCTAGGTTGGAAAAAATACTATAGTATTTTTGCTTTGTCTGATGAAACCTTTTCACTGACAGCTTCGGTTAGGGTTCCCGATCATATTGACAAGTCTTGGGTCTACTTTTTGATCAGTTTATTAGACCAGCTTTACTGGATTATTGGAACAGTTCTGGGGATTTTCTTAGGGAATTTTATCAGCTTTAGCTTAAGAGGAATTGAGTTTATTTTAACAGCCTTGTTTGTAAGTATTTTTGTCGACCAATGGCAAGGAAGCGCTAACCATAGGCCACAAATCCTTGCCCTAGCTACTGGCTTAATTTGTTTATTTATTTTCGGCCCCAACAGCTTCTTGATTCCTGCAATGTTAATTATTATTGCTATATTCTTTTTTATTTTTATACGTGAGGAGGAAGAAAGATGA
- a CDS encoding YneF family protein — MSNFAWIIIIIITLIIGMILGFFIARRYMMNYFQDNPPISADMIRTMMAQMGQKPSEKRVQQIINSMKKTKK, encoded by the coding sequence ATGTCAAATTTCGCTTGGATTATTATTATCATTATTACTTTGATTATCGGTATGATCTTAGGTTTCTTTATTGCTCGTCGTTATATGATGAACTATTTCCAAGATAACCCACCAATTTCAGCTGATATGATTCGGACTATGATGGCACAAATGGGTCAAAAACCTTCTGAAAAACGTGTCCAACAAATTATTAATTCCATGAAAAAAACGAAAAAATAA
- a CDS encoding ABC transporter substrate-binding protein, which yields MKKYLRYLAAGLLTCTLAACSNQGKESSNDKVDVGIIQYMEHDSLQKAKEGFQDTLKEAGYEEGKNLAIEFHNSQGDQSNLQSITQQLKGKKDLILSIATPAAQAMLNTDKETPQLFTAVTDPVGAKLVESKEKPGKNITGTSNMTPVADVVNLLLKADPSIKTIGILYNSSEMNAQVQYEQAKEYIESNGLKVESMTVTSTNDVQQATKILAEKVDGIYLPTDNTIANTIQTIGKVLMETKTPSVAAFDAAIEGSLCAYGVDYYKLGQQTGNMAVDILKGNKKPEDIPVESSKDMVIKVNDEMAAALGMNSEDLKVRLNG from the coding sequence ATGAAAAAATATTTACGTTATCTAGCAGCAGGTCTATTAACCTGTACACTAGCCGCTTGTTCAAATCAAGGCAAGGAAAGTAGTAATGATAAGGTGGATGTGGGGATTATCCAATACATGGAACACGACTCCCTACAAAAAGCTAAGGAAGGTTTCCAAGATACTTTGAAAGAGGCCGGTTATGAAGAAGGCAAGAATTTAGCGATTGAATTCCATAACTCTCAAGGTGACCAGTCAAACTTGCAAAGCATTACCCAACAATTAAAAGGAAAAAAGGACCTGATTTTAAGTATTGCTACTCCAGCTGCACAAGCTATGCTGAACACTGACAAGGAGACCCCGCAATTATTTACGGCAGTGACTGATCCCGTCGGTGCAAAATTAGTTGAAAGTAAGGAAAAACCCGGTAAAAATATAACCGGCACTAGTAACATGACCCCTGTTGCCGATGTTGTTAATTTATTATTAAAGGCTGATCCAAGCATAAAAACGATTGGTATCTTGTATAACTCAAGTGAAATGAACGCGCAAGTTCAATATGAACAAGCCAAGGAATATATCGAATCCAACGGCTTAAAAGTTGAAAGTATGACGGTGACATCAACTAACGACGTGCAACAAGCGACAAAAATATTGGCGGAAAAAGTAGATGGCATCTATCTACCAACGGATAACACCATTGCAAATACCATTCAAACCATTGGTAAAGTCCTAATGGAAACCAAGACACCATCAGTTGCTGCTTTCGATGCCGCTATCGAAGGTTCCCTATGTGCCTATGGGGTAGACTACTATAAATTAGGCCAACAAACTGGAAATATGGCTGTAGATATTCTGAAAGGAAATAAAAAACCAGAAGACATTCCAGTGGAATCTTCTAAGGACATGGTCATTAAGGTAAATGATGAAATGGCTGCTGCCCTGGGAATGAACAGTGAGGATTTGAAGGTTCGTTTAAATGGATAG
- the thiW gene encoding energy coupling factor transporter S component ThiW, which translates to MSKKSSPLILVTVAMFVAIGVVISPIFRVEGFAPTAHFVNVVCSVLLGPWYSLLNAILTAIIRMSLFSVPPLALTGQVFGAVLSGILYRLFNGSILACVIGEIIGTGIIGAIASYPVMALLLGKTGITWLFYVPSFLIATIIGGVLAYFFLATLRQTGLLYKMQKRLGVNVYDSSKKKA; encoded by the coding sequence ATGAGTAAAAAATCAAGTCCATTGATTTTAGTAACGGTAGCGATGTTTGTGGCCATTGGGGTGGTAATTTCACCGATTTTTCGAGTCGAGGGCTTTGCTCCTACTGCCCACTTTGTTAATGTGGTTTGTTCGGTCTTATTGGGTCCTTGGTATAGTTTATTAAATGCTATTCTGACTGCAATTATCCGGATGAGTCTTTTTTCGGTGCCTCCGTTAGCGCTCACTGGCCAAGTTTTTGGTGCTGTGCTTTCGGGAATACTATATCGTCTCTTTAATGGCTCTATCCTTGCTTGTGTAATTGGTGAAATTATCGGTACCGGGATTATCGGAGCTATTGCTTCCTATCCAGTAATGGCGCTTCTATTGGGAAAAACAGGAATTACTTGGCTGTTTTATGTTCCTAGTTTTCTAATTGCAACAATTATTGGTGGTGTCTTAGCTTATTTTTTCTTAGCCACCTTGCGGCAAACCGGTTTGCTTTATAAAATGCAAAAACGCCTAGGAGTCAATGTTTATGACTCTTCTAAGAAAAAGGCTTAA
- a CDS encoding ribonuclease H1 domain-containing protein — MKYYAVKKGRKTGIFTDWPSCKKAIDKYPNAVYKSFSSQAEAENFLSDQGSQSVKVDSNDQVLAYVDGSFMTANNRYGFGGILIYQGEKYTFFGGGDDPELVKMRNVAGEMMASMRAVKAAIKLEAKAVLIHFDYQGIEKWVNGDWQAKNDFTQAYRQFMLDKEKEINIQFVKVKAHSNDHYNDIADQLAKKGALN; from the coding sequence GTGAAATACTATGCGGTAAAAAAAGGGCGGAAAACTGGAATTTTCACTGATTGGCCATCTTGTAAAAAAGCCATCGATAAGTACCCCAATGCCGTCTATAAATCCTTTAGTAGTCAAGCAGAGGCGGAAAACTTTTTAAGTGATCAAGGTAGTCAATCTGTCAAGGTAGATTCCAATGACCAAGTTCTAGCTTATGTTGATGGCAGTTTCATGACTGCCAATAATCGTTATGGCTTTGGTGGCATTCTCATTTACCAAGGCGAAAAATATACCTTCTTTGGCGGTGGCGATGATCCTGAATTAGTCAAAATGCGTAATGTTGCAGGGGAAATGATGGCCAGTATGCGAGCTGTAAAGGCGGCAATTAAATTAGAAGCTAAAGCAGTCCTTATTCATTTTGATTATCAAGGAATTGAAAAATGGGTCAATGGTGATTGGCAAGCCAAAAATGACTTTACTCAGGCATATCGCCAATTCATGTTAGATAAAGAAAAAGAAATTAACATTCAATTTGTTAAGGTCAAGGCCCACTCAAACGATCACTATAATGATATTGCTGATCAGCTTGCTAAGAAGGGTGCACTTAACTAA
- a CDS encoding PTS transporter subunit IIC — protein sequence MQNLKIKDIFNQVLNGASTGIVIGLIPSAILGALTRSWLSTPGFLADFAGSIQAFQFAVPFLVGLFAALQLNMKGMETAALAGAAFLGSGAARLVDGTWALKGTGDLINTIITVFIAAIFIKLYNNRWQSLNIVVLPLLGGILPGFIGRLILPLVSQLTLLLGQGIAHLTEIQPLIMAILIAIAFAIIIVTPLSSVAIAYAVSISGLAAGAANLGIVAVVFTFLYASSRVNSNGITFSLLFAGPKLFMANYLQNLKMTLPIVINAGVVGLFGYLFNIQGTTESAGFGITGFSGPINAYYFMDGNVVVNILVLCLTYVVVPLAISIITHQTFTRMGIYDESIYVYHAPEH from the coding sequence ATGCAGAATTTAAAAATTAAGGATATCTTTAATCAAGTTTTAAATGGGGCATCAACAGGTATTGTTATCGGTTTGATTCCTAGTGCCATATTAGGCGCATTAACTCGGTCTTGGCTCAGTACGCCAGGCTTTTTGGCTGACTTTGCTGGCTCTATTCAAGCCTTTCAATTTGCCGTACCTTTTTTAGTCGGTCTATTTGCGGCATTGCAGTTAAATATGAAGGGCATGGAAACTGCAGCATTAGCAGGAGCTGCTTTTTTAGGGAGTGGGGCAGCTCGCTTAGTCGATGGGACTTGGGCACTTAAGGGAACGGGAGACTTAATTAACACCATTATCACCGTCTTTATTGCTGCTATTTTTATTAAACTTTATAACAATCGATGGCAAAGTCTCAACATTGTGGTTCTTCCTTTACTGGGAGGAATTTTACCAGGTTTTATTGGTCGTTTAATCCTACCCTTGGTTAGTCAACTGACTTTACTTTTAGGCCAGGGGATTGCTCACCTCACAGAGATTCAACCATTAATTATGGCTATTTTAATCGCTATTGCCTTTGCCATTATTATCGTTACGCCTTTGTCTAGTGTGGCGATTGCTTACGCGGTATCCATAAGTGGTCTAGCGGCTGGGGCAGCTAACTTAGGAATTGTAGCGGTTGTATTTACTTTTCTCTATGCCTCATCGCGGGTTAATAGTAATGGAATTACTTTTTCATTATTATTTGCTGGTCCAAAATTGTTTATGGCCAACTACTTACAAAACCTAAAAATGACCCTACCCATTGTGATTAATGCAGGGGTAGTAGGGCTGTTTGGGTATCTATTTAATATTCAGGGGACTACAGAATCAGCTGGTTTTGGTATCACAGGTTTTTCTGGACCGATCAACGCTTATTATTTTATGGATGGTAATGTCGTGGTTAATATCCTGGTCCTCTGCCTAACCTATGTGGTAGTGCCTTTGGCGATTTCTATTATTACTCATCAGACTTTTACCCGTATGGGGATTTATGATGAAAGTATTTATGTTTACCATGCGCCAGAACACTAA
- the addA gene encoding helicase-exonuclease AddAB subunit AddA — protein sequence MEIPIKPKNATYTDQQWSAIHLNQHNLLLSASAGSGKTRVLVERIINQVKSGRKLSELLVVTFTELAAKEMKERIEKSLKDEINRELDSQKRFHLQREVQALPQANISTIDAFCRQVINRYYYLIYLDPKFRLVTDETEWLLFYEKVWKKLKEDLLDSESDIYSQYHDDFIILSNNYSDGRQASDDKLSQLIFALYNKARSHAKPKEWLQEALKYYQADKTYSQSNFYRQELVPYLSQLLENRYIKAFTAYEESIPSQGLEGDERGEGIQELIAGIQEQKQFFIHLKDLLENKDYQAAYEYFNDRPKFAFINYKVKAKSPAMDQKKALRSAYSQLLKDLQLNAKINQTDLYKFLAFDEETTNKMLEESYDLASAIVRLCQLFIDRMQAKMLEEKQLDFQAIELYTYQILSSTDPDKNEALLYYQSRFKEVMVDEYQDVNGLQEAIIQAVSQEYRSHNRFMVGDVKQSIYRFRYADPKLFMDKYQRYANFDDQTPPFEEPSYRINLAENFRSRPEILSFVNFVFSQLMDEKIGGVDYLSEGQLSVGATWYPDLEGYQTEVLLMEENEDYRQSLDSNQELSRTELQAEVIAQKITSLLQKGFKIYDKDAISEDKMRPLRYSDIVILGSNRTFYQDLENIFTQYDIPIMQDKKQNYFQRTEIMTMVELLKLIDNPYQDIPLAAVLRSPIIGLTEPEMAQIRMVEREGGYFDAVQSYIESHQNEKDNDLLDKLQQLLDWLRSWRTFTKEHSIAQLIWQIYQDTGYLDYVSGMNNGLQRESNLHGLYKRAYDFEKNQFRGLFQFIRFIEKMQEREKDLESPQTIDLNQNAVQLMTVHASKGLEFPVVFYFNMAKGFNVDDLKNELLLNDQIGIGVKVKDRFNGISYSNPIRLLAEHFERLELSAEEQRKLYVALTRAEQKLYLVGATEDRDKTFDQWIKWADLSQKNQIIDESLRAISNQSDNIQKWIGTAIARHPDFRNKSHYDQAPQSSYQSVTTDFHIQVINEEELLSRTAFQNIQLAPEKASVKTENLQTDIISSPLDYDYPYQAASQTSSYQSVSELKRLFEEPEDGRQMQWRYSNSQSEAVQGLRFTPSHYPAPEFIQSQTTHSPSEHGSAIHLLLQAIDLKAMPSFDSLAASYKDLVDKGLLEESSLSEADLQQLLAFFETTMGKRIIHPKSQVYREQPFSYLLPYRQLKSSTGLAPNDKVLIHGIIDGFLIDENDQVWLFDYKTDHIGYLPAKEQRQVLLKRYRVQMSLYKEALTSILERPVDYAVLIALDSLETFPVE from the coding sequence GTGGAAATACCAATTAAACCGAAAAATGCAACTTATACGGACCAACAATGGTCTGCTATTCATTTAAACCAGCATAATTTATTACTTTCAGCCTCAGCTGGCTCAGGAAAAACCCGGGTATTGGTTGAGAGAATTATTAATCAAGTGAAAAGTGGGCGTAAGCTATCCGAACTCTTAGTGGTTACTTTTACAGAATTAGCGGCTAAGGAAATGAAAGAACGGATTGAAAAAAGCCTAAAAGATGAAATTAATCGTGAGCTAGATAGTCAAAAAAGATTCCATCTCCAAAGGGAAGTTCAAGCCCTGCCTCAAGCGAATATCTCGACCATTGATGCCTTTTGTCGGCAAGTGATTAATCGCTACTATTATCTAATTTATCTGGACCCCAAATTTCGCCTAGTGACCGATGAGACAGAATGGTTACTCTTTTATGAGAAAGTTTGGAAAAAATTAAAAGAAGACCTTTTAGATAGCGAAAGTGATATATATAGCCAATACCATGATGATTTTATTATTCTCAGCAACAATTATTCAGATGGCCGGCAAGCTAGTGATGATAAACTCAGCCAGTTAATTTTTGCTTTGTATAATAAGGCACGGTCTCACGCCAAACCCAAAGAGTGGCTCCAAGAAGCCTTAAAATATTATCAAGCTGACAAAACATACTCCCAAAGTAATTTTTACCGTCAGGAGCTGGTCCCTTATTTATCCCAGCTACTAGAAAATCGCTATATCAAAGCCTTTACTGCCTATGAAGAAAGCATTCCCAGTCAAGGCCTAGAAGGAGATGAAAGAGGCGAAGGCATTCAGGAATTAATTGCCGGCATCCAAGAGCAAAAGCAGTTTTTTATTCATTTAAAAGACCTCCTAGAAAACAAGGACTATCAAGCAGCCTATGAGTATTTTAATGACCGCCCCAAATTTGCCTTCATTAACTACAAAGTTAAGGCCAAGTCTCCAGCTATGGATCAAAAAAAGGCCCTAAGATCTGCTTATAGTCAACTACTAAAAGACTTGCAATTAAATGCTAAAATCAACCAGACTGACCTCTACAAATTTTTAGCCTTTGATGAAGAAACCACAAATAAAATGCTTGAAGAGAGCTATGACTTAGCTTCAGCCATTGTCCGTCTTTGTCAATTATTCATTGATCGCATGCAAGCAAAAATGCTTGAAGAAAAGCAGCTGGATTTTCAAGCCATTGAATTATATACCTATCAAATTCTAAGTTCGACTGATCCTGACAAGAATGAAGCCCTGCTTTATTATCAATCTCGATTTAAGGAGGTCATGGTCGATGAGTATCAAGACGTCAACGGCCTGCAAGAGGCAATTATTCAAGCGGTTAGTCAAGAGTACCGTTCTCATAATCGCTTTATGGTAGGGGATGTGAAGCAAAGCATCTATCGCTTCCGCTATGCTGACCCTAAATTATTTATGGATAAATACCAGCGCTATGCTAACTTTGACGATCAAACGCCGCCTTTTGAGGAGCCTTCTTATCGAATCAATCTAGCGGAAAATTTCCGTAGTCGCCCTGAGATATTAAGCTTTGTCAACTTTGTCTTTTCTCAATTAATGGACGAAAAAATCGGTGGAGTCGATTATCTTTCTGAAGGACAGTTAAGTGTAGGAGCCACTTGGTACCCAGACCTCGAAGGCTATCAAACGGAAGTCTTATTAATGGAAGAAAATGAGGATTACCGTCAAAGCTTAGATAGCAATCAAGAACTGTCTCGAACCGAACTCCAAGCAGAAGTGATTGCCCAAAAAATAACTTCACTCCTGCAAAAGGGCTTTAAAATTTATGATAAGGATGCAATTAGTGAAGATAAGATGCGCCCGCTGCGCTATAGTGATATTGTTATTTTGGGGAGTAATCGTACTTTTTATCAAGATTTAGAAAATATTTTCACTCAATACGATATTCCGATTATGCAAGATAAAAAGCAAAATTATTTTCAACGGACTGAAATTATGACCATGGTAGAGCTGTTGAAGTTAATTGATAATCCTTACCAAGATATTCCCTTGGCAGCTGTATTACGGTCACCAATTATCGGCTTGACTGAACCAGAAATGGCTCAGATACGGATGGTTGAGCGGGAGGGGGGTTATTTTGATGCGGTCCAATCTTATATTGAATCTCACCAAAATGAAAAGGATAATGACCTGCTCGATAAACTCCAACAACTGCTCGATTGGCTCCGGTCCTGGCGCACTTTCACCAAAGAGCACTCGATCGCCCAATTAATTTGGCAAATCTACCAAGATACAGGCTATTTAGACTATGTGAGTGGGATGAATAATGGTTTACAACGTGAAAGTAACTTACACGGCTTATATAAGAGAGCCTATGATTTTGAGAAAAACCAATTCAGGGGCCTTTTTCAGTTTATTCGTTTTATTGAAAAAATGCAGGAACGCGAGAAGGACTTAGAAAGCCCCCAAACCATCGATCTCAATCAAAATGCAGTCCAATTAATGACTGTCCATGCTAGCAAGGGGCTAGAATTTCCGGTTGTTTTTTACTTTAATATGGCTAAAGGCTTTAATGTCGACGATTTAAAGAATGAACTTTTGCTTAATGACCAAATTGGTATTGGGGTTAAGGTTAAAGACCGTTTCAATGGCATCAGCTATAGCAATCCGATTCGTTTGCTGGCTGAACACTTTGAGCGTCTTGAACTTAGTGCCGAGGAACAACGTAAGTTATATGTGGCCTTAACCCGGGCTGAGCAAAAACTTTATCTAGTAGGCGCGACAGAAGACCGAGATAAAACTTTTGATCAATGGATTAAATGGGCCGACTTGAGTCAAAAAAATCAGATCATCGATGAGAGTCTACGCGCTATTTCTAATCAAAGCGATAATATCCAAAAATGGATCGGAACTGCAATTGCCCGCCATCCGGATTTTAGAAATAAAAGTCATTATGACCAGGCGCCTCAATCCAGCTATCAAAGCGTGACTACGGATTTTCATATCCAGGTGATCAATGAGGAAGAACTCTTAAGTCGGACAGCCTTTCAAAATATTCAACTTGCGCCTGAAAAGGCAAGCGTTAAGACGGAGAATCTTCAAACAGACATCATATCATCGCCCTTGGATTATGACTATCCCTATCAGGCAGCTAGTCAGACGAGTAGTTATCAGTCAGTGTCGGAATTAAAGCGGCTGTTTGAGGAACCAGAAGATGGCCGTCAAATGCAGTGGCGCTATTCAAATAGTCAGAGCGAGGCAGTGCAAGGTCTGCGATTTACTCCGAGTCACTATCCCGCCCCAGAATTTATTCAGAGTCAAACCACGCATAGTCCCAGTGAGCATGGCTCAGCCATTCATTTACTCCTACAAGCGATTGACTTAAAGGCCATGCCAAGTTTCGATTCACTAGCTGCAAGCTATAAGGACTTAGTTGATAAGGGACTACTCGAAGAAAGCAGTTTAAGTGAAGCGGATCTACAGCAGCTATTAGCTTTCTTTGAAACGACTATGGGTAAAAGAATTATTCACCCTAAGAGCCAAGTTTACCGGGAACAGCCTTTTTCCTATTTACTGCCTTATCGCCAACTAAAGTCCTCTACTGGGCTAGCCCCCAATGATAAGGTCCTCATTCACGGAATTATTGATGGATTTCTCATCGATGAAAATGACCAGGTATGGCTGTTTGACTATAAAACCGACCATATTGGCTATTTACCCGCTAAAGAGCAAAGGCAAGTCCTGTTGAAACGCTATCGGGTCCAAATGTCACTTTATAAGGAAGCCTTAACTTCAATTTTAGAACGACCGGTGGATTATGCGGTCTTGATAGCCCTTGATTCTTTAGAGACTTTCCCGGTGGAATAA